The proteins below are encoded in one region of Buttiauxella gaviniae:
- the gcvP gene encoding aminomethyl-transferring glycine dehydrogenase, giving the protein MTQSLRQLENHEAFIDRHIGPNAQQQHEMLETVGARSLNELIASIVPADIQLAEPPQVGEAATEFAALAELKTIASRNKRFKTYIGMGYTAVQTPPVILRNMLENPGWYTAYTPYQPEVSQGRLEALLNFQQVTLDLTGLDIASASLLDEATAAAEAMAMAKRVSKLKNANRFFVAADVHPQTLDVVRTRAETFGFDVIVDDAAKVLDHQDVFGVLLQQVGTTGEVHDYSALISELKQRKVIVSVAADFMTLVLLTAPGKQGADIVFGSAQRFGVPMGYGGPHAAFFAARDEFKRSMPGRIIGVSRDAAGRTALRMAMQTREQHIRREKANSNICTSQVLLANIASLYAVFHGPAGLKRIAGRIHRLTDILAAGLQQKGLVLRHKHWFDTLCVEVTDKAAVLARAEANEINLRSDILNAVGITLDEATTREDVQALFGVLLGENHGLDIDKLDQNVAGDSLSIPAEMLREDAILTHPVFNRYHSETEMMRYMHSLERKDLALNQAMIPLGSCTMKLNAAAEMIPITWPEFAELHPFCPANQAEGYHQMIAQLSDWLVKLTGYDALCMQPNSGAQGEYAGLLAIRRYHESRNEGSRNLCLIPSSAHGTNPASAQMAGMEVVVVACDKQGNIDLHDLRVKAEQAGDALSCIMVTYPSTHGVYEETIREVCQIVHQFGGQVYLDGANMNAQVGITSPGYIGADVSHLNLHKTFCIPHGGGGPGMGPIGVKAHLAPFVPGHSVVQIEEMLTQQGAVSAAPFGSASILPISWMYIRMMGAQGLKKASQVAILNANYIATRLKSAFPILYTGRSGHVAHECILDIRPLKEETGISELDIAKRLIDFGFHAPTMSFPVAGTLMVEPTESESKLELDRFIDAMLTIRTEIDRVSRGEWPLEDNPLVNAPHTQDEIVADWAHPYTRELAVFPAGHGNKYWPTVKRLDDVFGDRNLFCSCVPMSEYQ; this is encoded by the coding sequence GCTGATATCCAGCTCGCCGAGCCACCACAGGTGGGTGAGGCTGCTACAGAATTCGCGGCCCTGGCTGAATTAAAGACGATTGCCAGCCGTAACAAGCGTTTTAAAACGTATATCGGTATGGGTTACACCGCGGTGCAAACCCCGCCGGTGATCCTGCGTAACATGCTGGAAAACCCAGGCTGGTATACCGCCTACACCCCGTATCAACCAGAAGTTTCACAGGGCCGTCTCGAAGCGCTGCTTAACTTCCAGCAAGTAACGCTGGATTTGACCGGGCTGGACATCGCCTCTGCTTCTTTGCTCGACGAAGCGACCGCAGCGGCTGAAGCCATGGCGATGGCAAAACGCGTCAGCAAACTGAAAAACGCTAACCGTTTCTTTGTTGCCGCAGACGTTCACCCGCAAACGCTGGACGTTGTGCGTACCCGCGCTGAAACCTTTGGCTTTGACGTGATTGTCGATGATGCGGCGAAAGTGCTGGATCATCAGGATGTGTTTGGTGTGCTGCTCCAACAAGTGGGCACCACGGGCGAAGTGCATGATTACAGCGCCCTGATTAGCGAGCTGAAACAACGTAAAGTCATCGTGAGTGTTGCCGCTGACTTTATGACGCTGGTTCTGCTGACGGCTCCGGGCAAACAGGGTGCAGACATCGTGTTTGGTTCCGCACAACGCTTCGGTGTGCCAATGGGCTACGGTGGCCCACATGCCGCTTTCTTTGCCGCCCGCGACGAATTCAAACGCTCTATGCCTGGCCGTATTATCGGCGTATCCCGCGATGCCGCAGGCCGCACAGCACTGCGCATGGCAATGCAAACTCGCGAGCAACATATCCGCCGTGAAAAAGCGAACTCTAACATTTGTACTTCTCAGGTTTTGCTGGCAAACATTGCAAGCCTGTACGCGGTATTCCACGGCCCGGCAGGACTGAAACGCATTGCAGGGCGTATTCACCGCCTGACCGATATTCTGGCGGCTGGCCTGCAGCAAAAAGGTCTGGTACTGCGCCACAAACATTGGTTCGACACACTCTGTGTTGAAGTGACGGATAAAGCCGCCGTTCTGGCTCGCGCCGAAGCCAATGAAATCAACCTACGCAGCGACATTCTGAATGCGGTGGGTATCACGCTTGATGAAGCGACCACGCGTGAAGATGTGCAGGCGCTGTTCGGTGTGCTGCTGGGCGAAAACCACGGCCTGGATATCGATAAATTAGATCAAAACGTGGCGGGCGACAGCCTGTCGATCCCGGCAGAAATGCTGCGTGAAGACGCGATCCTGACCCATCCGGTATTTAATCGCTACCACAGCGAAACCGAAATGATGCGTTATATGCACTCGCTCGAGCGTAAAGATCTGGCGCTTAATCAGGCGATGATCCCGCTGGGTTCCTGCACCATGAAGCTAAATGCGGCCGCTGAAATGATCCCCATCACCTGGCCTGAATTCGCAGAACTGCACCCGTTCTGCCCGGCAAACCAGGCGGAAGGTTATCACCAGATGATCGCCCAGCTTTCAGACTGGCTGGTAAAACTGACCGGTTACGACGCGCTTTGTATGCAGCCGAACTCCGGCGCACAGGGTGAATATGCGGGCCTGCTGGCAATTCGCCGCTACCACGAAAGCCGCAATGAAGGCAGCCGTAATCTTTGCCTGATCCCAAGCTCTGCGCACGGCACCAACCCGGCATCCGCGCAAATGGCGGGCATGGAAGTTGTGGTTGTTGCGTGCGATAAACAAGGCAACATCGATCTTCACGATCTGCGTGTTAAGGCTGAGCAAGCGGGAGATGCGCTGTCTTGCATCATGGTGACGTACCCGTCTACACATGGCGTGTACGAAGAGACGATCCGCGAAGTGTGCCAGATTGTTCACCAGTTCGGCGGCCAGGTCTATCTGGATGGCGCAAACATGAATGCCCAGGTGGGGATCACTTCCCCAGGCTACATCGGCGCAGATGTTTCGCACCTTAACCTGCACAAAACTTTCTGCATTCCACACGGCGGTGGCGGCCCGGGTATGGGGCCAATCGGCGTGAAAGCGCACCTGGCTCCGTTCGTACCAGGCCACAGCGTGGTGCAAATTGAAGAGATGTTGACTCAGCAGGGGGCGGTTTCTGCGGCTCCGTTTGGCAGCGCATCTATCCTGCCAATTAGCTGGATGTACATCCGCATGATGGGTGCGCAGGGTCTTAAGAAAGCAAGCCAGGTCGCAATCCTGAATGCTAACTATATTGCGACTCGCCTGAAGTCTGCTTTCCCGATTCTTTATACCGGGCGCAGCGGTCACGTGGCGCATGAATGTATTCTCGACATTCGCCCACTGAAGGAAGAGACGGGCATCAGCGAGCTGGATATTGCTAAGCGACTGATTGATTTCGGCTTCCATGCGCCAACCATGTCATTCCCGGTTGCGGGTACGCTAATGGTTGAGCCAACTGAATCCGAGAGCAAACTGGAACTGGATCGCTTTATCGATGCGATGCTGACAATCCGTACTGAAATCGACCGCGTATCTCGTGGTGAATGGCCGCTGGAAGATAACCCGCTGGTTAACGCCCCGCATACTCAGGATGAGATTGTGGCTGACTGGGCACATCCGTACACCCGCGAGCTGGCGGTATT